In a genomic window of Pleurocapsa sp. PCC 7319:
- a CDS encoding CBS domain-containing protein: MKAADIMTTKLITIDSFATIAEAARVMKQNHLRALIVARTSAQDAYGIITVTDISQAIANVRNPQATYVREVMTKPCIVVNPDLAVEHIAKLFARAQIRLAPVIKDQLLGIVSITDILTKTNCLIPIEDQLRLQKIPELIELPLDESIENEWGTECDRIYENWCSG; this comes from the coding sequence ATGAAAGCAGCAGATATTATGACCACCAAGCTAATCACTATCGATAGTTTCGCCACAATTGCCGAGGCAGCTAGAGTCATGAAACAGAATCACCTACGGGCTTTAATTGTTGCTCGGACTTCAGCTCAAGATGCTTATGGCATCATCACCGTCACCGATATCTCACAAGCGATTGCTAATGTTAGAAATCCCCAAGCAACATATGTCCGCGAAGTGATGACCAAGCCTTGTATTGTGGTCAATCCCGATCTAGCTGTCGAACATATTGCCAAATTATTTGCTAGAGCACAAATTCGCCTAGCGCCAGTGATTAAAGACCAGCTTTTAGGTATTGTTTCGATTACCGACATCCTCACAAAAACTAATTGTTTAATCCCCATTGAAGACCAATTAAGGCTTCAAAAAATCCCAGAATTAATCGAACTGCCTTTAGATGAATCGATAGAAAACGAATGGGGCACTGAGTGCGATCGCATCTATGAAAATTGGTGTAGTGGATAG
- a CDS encoding aldo/keto reductase, whose amino-acid sequence MNFNNTRKLGKAPLSVTQLGFGGAPLGDLYAPLPESEALATVETAYSEGIRLFDTSPFYGYGLSEHRFGHVLRQYPRDSFLLSTKVGRTLKPQEPSLIDRGQWRNTLAFEPVYDYSYDGVMRQVEDSLQRLATHRIDILLIHDVDVWTHGTIAETEKRFSEAMSGAYRALEQLRSSGVVKAIGCGLNEWEMCQRFANSGDFDCFLLAGRYTLLEQPALDQFLPLCVEKNIGILLGGPYNSGILATGAKEGAFYNYQKAPPEIRAKVKRIEMVCARYNVPLAAAAIQFPLGHPAIVSIIPGAVKPSEVKQNISLMSIDIPPSLWEELKQEGLLHQEAPTP is encoded by the coding sequence ATGAATTTCAACAATACGCGAAAACTTGGTAAAGCACCATTATCGGTAACACAGCTCGGATTCGGCGGGGCTCCTCTCGGCGATCTCTACGCACCGCTGCCAGAGTCCGAGGCACTCGCCACGGTCGAGACTGCCTACTCCGAAGGCATTCGCTTGTTCGATACTTCGCCGTTCTACGGGTATGGTTTGAGCGAACATCGGTTCGGTCACGTACTGCGCCAGTATCCCCGGGATAGCTTCCTGCTTTCCACCAAAGTGGGTCGAACCTTAAAGCCTCAGGAACCTTCTCTCATTGATCGAGGTCAATGGCGCAACACCCTGGCCTTTGAACCAGTTTATGATTACAGCTATGACGGCGTTATGCGCCAGGTGGAAGACAGTTTACAGCGTCTGGCCACTCATCGAATCGATATCCTGTTGATCCACGATGTCGATGTCTGGACTCACGGTACTATTGCCGAGACCGAAAAACGTTTCTCGGAAGCCATGTCGGGTGCATATCGTGCTCTGGAGCAATTGCGCAGCTCTGGTGTAGTTAAGGCAATTGGTTGTGGCTTAAACGAATGGGAGATGTGTCAGCGTTTTGCCAACTCTGGAGACTTCGACTGTTTTCTGCTTGCGGGGCGCTATACTCTTCTGGAGCAACCGGCTCTCGATCAGTTTCTGCCACTGTGCGTGGAAAAGAACATTGGCATTCTACTGGGTGGCCCATACAATTCGGGCATCTTGGCGACTGGAGCCAAAGAAGGGGCATTCTATAACTACCAGAAAGCCCCGCCAGAAATTAGAGCCAAAGTGAAGCGGATTGAAATGGTGTGTGCTCGCTATAATGTGCCTTTGGCAGCGGCAGCGATTCAGTTTCCCCTCGGTCATCCAGCGATCGTCTCAATCATCCCGGGCGCGGTTAAGCCAAGTGAAGTCAAGCAAAACATCTCTCTAATGAGTATTGATATTCCACCATCATTGTGGGAGGAGCTGAAACAGGAAGGGCTTTTACATCAGGAAGCACCGACACCATGA
- a CDS encoding AAA family ATPase gives MITAFINLKGGSTKSSSAVHLCRYLLGKNQTVALVDADSQATSSTWIHNLDDGLPRPNTYRLTEPDPLLDEIPVIASSVDHVVVDGAGGLAEVQRTILLLADLIFIPIQPSAPDISASHQAIKAVSRARVIRNGKPEAYTFLSRVVPKTLLLAEAREVLSAYEDVPLLKAEIPQRQVAADVMGQGATLFDLKTRSAKEVANFYRQLFDEAFNYGT, from the coding sequence ATGATTACTGCCTTTATCAACTTAAAGGGAGGCTCAACTAAAAGTAGTAGTGCGGTCCATCTATGCCGTTACCTACTGGGAAAAAACCAAACTGTTGCCTTAGTTGATGCCGATTCTCAAGCCACTAGTTCGACTTGGATTCATAATTTAGATGATGGTCTACCCCGTCCCAATACTTATCGACTTACTGAGCCAGATCCTTTACTGGATGAAATACCAGTGATCGCTAGTTCAGTTGACCATGTTGTTGTTGATGGTGCAGGAGGATTAGCAGAGGTACAGAGAACTATTCTGTTATTAGCTGATTTGATATTCATTCCTATTCAACCTAGTGCGCCTGATATATCAGCAAGTCATCAAGCAATCAAGGCAGTAAGCAGAGCGAGGGTAATTAGAAATGGGAAACCAGAAGCTTATACCTTTCTCTCCCGTGTAGTACCTAAAACTTTGCTGCTAGCAGAGGCTAGAGAAGTTTTATCTGCCTACGAGGATGTTCCTTTACTCAAAGCAGAGATACCTCAGCGTCAAGTAGCGGCAGATGTTATGGGACAAGGAGCAACATTATTTGATCTCAAAACTAGATCAGCAAAAGAAGTAGCTAACTTTTACCGTCAACTATTCGATGAAGCTTTTAATTATGGCACGTAA
- a CDS encoding DUF3365 domain-containing protein has protein sequence MFKNFRSRQKLTLLLVLILVASLIIFSIFLSAVLQQNAKNQISSKAMMLMETINSIGDYTKTHVQPELINRIEVEFVPEIIPNFAAREIFKNFRQKPNYRDFFYKDATLNPLNSEDQADNFETEIIENFREYEEVEESRGFRSALNGDLFYLARPLKVYEPSCLECHGEPSAAPPSLVERYGSVNGFGWKLNEIVGAQIISLPANQVINEARQLFFLIIGIISFLFLAVIYVGVKLLNKVGQPIQLVQYIRQFNRFQHRKK, from the coding sequence ATGTTTAAAAATTTTAGGTCAAGACAAAAATTAACTCTTCTATTAGTTCTTATTTTGGTGGCAAGTCTAATTATATTTAGTATTTTTCTGAGTGCTGTTCTCCAGCAGAATGCCAAAAATCAAATTTCTTCAAAAGCTATGATGCTCATGGAGACAATTAACTCCATTGGAGATTATACCAAGACTCATGTCCAGCCAGAATTAATTAATAGAATAGAAGTCGAATTTGTCCCTGAAATCATACCCAACTTTGCGGCAAGGGAAATATTTAAAAATTTTCGCCAAAAACCAAATTATCGTGACTTTTTTTATAAGGACGCAACCCTGAATCCTCTCAATTCTGAGGATCAGGCTGATAATTTTGAGACAGAAATCATAGAAAATTTTAGAGAGTATGAAGAAGTTGAAGAATCAAGAGGATTTCGTTCTGCTCTCAACGGAGATCTATTTTATCTTGCTCGTCCCCTCAAAGTTTATGAGCCAAGCTGCCTTGAATGTCACGGTGAGCCAAGTGCCGCGCCCCCAAGTCTAGTTGAACGGTATGGAAGCGTAAATGGATTTGGATGGAAGCTCAACGAAATTGTCGGTGCTCAGATTATTTCGCTCCCAGCTAATCAAGTTATCAACGAGGCTCGTCAATTGTTTTTCCTGATTATAGGAATTATTTCTTTTCTTTTCCTTGCCGTCATCTATGTAGGCGTAAAGCTGTTGAACAAAGTCGGACAACCCATCCAACTAGTCCAATATATTAGACAATTTAACCGTTTTCAACATAGGAAGAAATAG
- a CDS encoding CBS domain-containing protein yields MKVKDIMSKKVITVRNFATVANAVQLMRDHRLSSLIVERLDESDSYGIITETDIIHKVAAKGLDPDQVRVCEIMTKPCIVVNPDLSTKSVAQLFANTGIRRAPIIRDQLLGVISTTDLLLRSNFVEQPTSVSLQQQIEQRFAEARKICNEQGFASSECASAWDLVEELQAEKAHQQTERLNQTAFDEYCQEYPEAKDIKRFDPWFCHWEEEQYNKSL; encoded by the coding sequence ATGAAAGTCAAAGATATCATGAGCAAAAAAGTTATAACTGTTCGTAATTTTGCCACAGTAGCCAATGCGGTCCAGCTCATGCGAGATCATCGTTTAAGTTCGCTGATTGTTGAGCGCCTCGATGAATCAGACAGTTATGGCATCATTACTGAAACCGATATCATTCATAAAGTAGCAGCCAAAGGACTCGATCCTGACCAGGTGAGAGTTTGTGAAATTATGACCAAACCCTGTATTGTGGTTAATCCCGATCTCAGCACCAAATCCGTCGCCCAGCTATTTGCTAATACTGGCATTCGTCGCGCACCTATAATTAGAGACCAACTTTTAGGTGTCATCTCCACAACCGATCTATTGCTGAGAAGTAACTTTGTCGAACAACCCACTTCCGTCTCACTCCAACAACAAATCGAACAAAGGTTCGCTGAGGCCCGTAAAATCTGTAACGAACAGGGCTTTGCCTCTTCTGAATGCGCCAGTGCTTGGGATTTAGTCGAAGAATTACAGGCTGAAAAAGCACATCAGCAAACAGAAAGACTAAATCAAACTGCTTTTGACGAATATTGCCAAGAATATCCAGAAGCCAAAGATATCAAGCGATTCGACCCTTGGTTTTGCCATTGGGAAGAAGAACAATATAATAAGAGCCTTTAA
- a CDS encoding ParA family protein, which yields MQVISCLSLSGGMGKTTCSFFLGLHLSLLGYKVLLIDSDPQSNLTFYLSVSVESDEPTLLEVLRKEIEIEDGIYETKYSNIWMIPSDDALNQAQEYLSNSGMGSVVLRKRLAGISDIFDFCIIDSPPQRSQISLTVLGAADLLLVPAEVSSKGINSICRTLDLVDEQGEIEAFKGKIMGVLPFRERWVGRSQTKKSKESLETIKLFLKEETRTRLKGIEILPSLIESEQFKKAMDSGKTLKELEHEGLEYPFQHIAQKLLSNILTTA from the coding sequence ATGCAAGTAATTTCTTGTTTAAGTCTTTCAGGAGGAATGGGAAAAACGACCTGTAGTTTTTTCTTGGGTTTGCATTTGAGTTTATTAGGATACAAAGTATTACTAATAGATAGTGACCCGCAGTCAAACTTAACGTTTTATTTATCAGTATCGGTGGAGTCGGACGAGCCAACATTACTGGAAGTGTTAAGGAAAGAAATAGAGATAGAGGATGGAATATACGAAACAAAGTATTCAAATATCTGGATGATTCCGTCAGACGATGCCTTAAATCAAGCGCAAGAATACTTGTCAAACAGTGGAATGGGGTCAGTAGTACTAAGGAAAAGACTAGCAGGAATATCGGATATATTCGATTTTTGTATTATAGATTCACCACCTCAAAGATCTCAAATAAGTTTGACGGTACTGGGAGCGGCAGATTTACTACTAGTACCAGCAGAGGTATCAAGCAAAGGAATAAATTCAATATGTAGAACATTAGATTTAGTGGATGAGCAAGGGGAAATAGAAGCATTCAAGGGCAAAATCATGGGAGTGTTACCCTTTAGAGAACGTTGGGTAGGAAGAAGTCAGACAAAAAAAAGTAAAGAAAGTCTGGAGACGATCAAGCTATTTTTAAAAGAGGAAACGAGAACGAGACTAAAAGGAATAGAAATATTACCGTCGCTAATAGAATCAGAGCAATTCAAAAAAGCGATGGATTCAGGAAAGACATTGAAAGAGCTAGAACATGAGGGTTTAGAGTATCCTTTTCAACATATTGCCCAAAAATTGTTGTCAAATATATTAACGACAGCGTAA
- a CDS encoding GMC oxidoreductase has translation MTQQRVTQLHLETRHGGQRCTAITVFNLVEGELETYHLGPNTKLLLCAGAATPQLLYEHREKLDNMEIGEHVNDHILLPLGIYLLPDELQVTLKDQYVSLFATTEEFSTDDGHGEPTICNFDFFSGQLDVLLYLVSHLFLAFWVPNWLKFWMIRNPRLFQCLKQVSRGLVSVFNSLDDLLWSIFHPSKMGKHQWNLISAIVKFNIAREGFYKPQSDTKTPAKEEPKRYEIILRCFEKASLEQDPDFRVAKTAITRQIPLMDSLGAKPHPFFQFLIRLLTRMPYKTQQVEDYIKHYSRYDLLTEQHLSGGCVFGQAIDLGQESSQDTGKVLGSENIYVADLSASPLPRVSPQMTAYLIGHHVATQLCRRD, from the coding sequence ATGACACAGCAGCGGGTGACTCAGTTGCATCTAGAGACTAGGCATGGAGGGCAACGATGTACGGCAATTACTGTTTTTAACTTGGTTGAAGGGGAACTAGAGACCTATCATTTAGGTCCCAATACCAAATTGCTGCTCTGTGCCGGTGCCGCGACACCCCAGTTACTCTATGAGCATCGGGAAAAACTCGATAACATGGAGATTGGGGAACATGTGAACGATCATATTCTTCTGCCTTTGGGGATTTATCTACTCCCAGACGAGCTTCAGGTGACCTTGAAGGACCAGTACGTTTCTCTATTTGCGACGACAGAAGAATTTTCTACTGACGATGGTCACGGAGAACCTACGATTTGCAATTTTGATTTTTTCTCGGGTCAGTTAGACGTTCTTCTGTACTTAGTGTCTCATTTGTTTTTAGCTTTTTGGGTTCCTAATTGGTTAAAGTTTTGGATGATTAGAAACCCCAGACTCTTTCAATGTCTCAAACAAGTAAGCAGAGGTCTTGTTAGTGTTTTCAATAGTTTAGACGATCTTCTCTGGTCAATTTTTCATCCCTCAAAGATGGGCAAACATCAATGGAATCTCATTTCAGCCATTGTCAAATTTAATATTGCCCGCGAAGGCTTCTATAAACCTCAGTCTGATACTAAGACTCCTGCCAAGGAAGAGCCAAAACGGTATGAAATTATCCTCCGTTGCTTTGAGAAGGCATCTCTGGAGCAAGATCCAGACTTCAGGGTAGCTAAGACTGCTATCACTAGACAAATTCCGCTGATGGATTCTCTGGGGGCTAAACCCCACCCGTTCTTTCAATTTTTGATTCGGCTATTAACCAGAATGCCTTACAAAACTCAACAAGTTGAGGACTATATCAAACACTACAGTCGCTACGATCTACTTACGGAGCAGCATTTATCTGGAGGCTGTGTCTTTGGTCAAGCTATAGATTTGGGGCAGGAATCGTCACAAGATACAGGCAAAGTATTGGGGAGCGAGAATATCTATGTGGCAGATCTATCTGCATCACCTCTCCCTAGGGTCAGTCCCCAGATGACCGCTTATTTAATTGGGCATCATGTGGCAACTCAACTCTGTCGAAGGGACTAA
- a CDS encoding protelomerase family protein: protein MLDTSSPQYERAINCARTQWLRQLLTEILPQLIPLHNTPRDLEKAQLFDAFIKDKFVERGLTSLSQQKNRLTDVRNAIKVFDPHHPTLDVIGFSSDQWIEINQKAAQRAHRSTQFLDNPHAIAQTALDLLQSHTWSDLAAGLAVATGRRIGEVLQTASFELVSQFSVLFVGAAKRRNESIPLQFEIPTLVPAPLVLDAISRLRSLLETQGLTNRQINDKYEQIVARASDRHFRDLIPTRDGKNHLYTHLMRGVYATIASHWFCPTSVSDLEFRAYVQGHFQVLNEPDASKQTNMASQRHYWDYKIADGHGNVDGRLGIRLDEDGVEILKAFAPQPQKTTTTENLGRLVKITVTQHDRSALAHIQDRFGLQTRANANHYVLNLAQSLIDAADRLHLSPEVLSKRLDAFEESSSSVSVSETATEVQEQESADNLPMDDSLSSTTQPGVPPEGGHSKPGVMIAPEPLTESESSVPHTQILFEKMDRQLNQMSQQQQSLDHLTHAIGELVRVFSPSLSSISPPQVREQPAKSSPLSQSALVPSSKPTQKTQKTPPKPQSEVSPRKSHSMQVRQRVNQYIDAIMAFNDVLDRPRGEKWAISVAGLKRLAGCGQHPVYAVYNSRKSEIDAHHHKHQLSSTHNKKDSSFPPIESVISL, encoded by the coding sequence ATGCTCGATACTTCCTCTCCACAATACGAAAGAGCTATTAACTGCGCTCGTACTCAATGGCTCAGACAGCTTTTAACCGAAATTCTCCCTCAGCTTATTCCTCTCCACAATACCCCGCGCGACTTGGAGAAAGCTCAACTTTTTGATGCTTTTATCAAAGATAAGTTTGTCGAGCGTGGTCTTACTTCTCTCTCTCAACAAAAGAATCGTCTTACCGATGTCCGAAATGCGATTAAGGTCTTTGACCCCCATCATCCTACCCTCGATGTTATTGGTTTCTCTTCTGATCAATGGATCGAAATTAATCAAAAAGCTGCTCAACGTGCCCATCGTTCTACTCAATTCTTGGATAATCCTCATGCCATCGCCCAAACTGCTTTGGACTTACTCCAGAGCCATACTTGGTCTGATCTTGCTGCTGGGTTGGCTGTCGCCACTGGTCGCAGGATTGGCGAAGTTCTTCAAACTGCTTCCTTTGAACTTGTTTCTCAGTTTTCAGTCCTCTTTGTTGGGGCTGCTAAACGACGCAATGAATCCATACCTTTACAGTTTGAAATTCCTACTTTAGTTCCTGCTCCTTTAGTTCTTGATGCTATTTCTCGCTTACGCTCCCTTTTGGAAACTCAAGGTCTGACTAATCGACAAATCAATGACAAGTACGAACAAATTGTCGCTCGCGCAAGCGATCGCCATTTTCGTGATTTAATTCCCACTAGAGATGGTAAAAATCATCTTTATACTCATTTAATGCGCGGTGTTTACGCTACTATCGCCTCTCATTGGTTTTGTCCGACCTCTGTCAGCGACCTCGAATTTCGCGCCTACGTTCAGGGTCATTTTCAAGTTTTAAATGAACCTGATGCCAGTAAACAAACTAATATGGCTTCCCAACGCCACTACTGGGATTATAAAATTGCTGACGGTCATGGTAATGTTGACGGTCGTTTGGGTATTCGTCTCGATGAAGATGGTGTTGAGATTCTTAAGGCTTTTGCTCCTCAACCCCAAAAGACTACTACTACTGAAAATCTCGGTCGGCTCGTCAAAATTACTGTCACACAACACGACCGCTCTGCCCTGGCTCACATTCAAGATCGCTTTGGTCTGCAAACCCGTGCCAATGCCAATCATTACGTTCTGAATCTTGCTCAATCTCTAATTGACGCTGCTGATCGCCTCCATCTTTCTCCTGAAGTTCTGAGCAAGCGATTAGATGCTTTTGAAGAGTCTTCTTCCTCGGTTTCCGTTTCCGAAACTGCTACTGAAGTACAAGAACAAGAGTCGGCAGATAATTTGCCTATGGATGATTCGCTTTCTTCGACGACACAACCAGGAGTTCCCCCCGAAGGCGGTCACAGTAAACCAGGGGTGATGATTGCCCCTGAACCTTTGACTGAATCAGAATCTTCAGTCCCTCATACTCAAATTCTTTTTGAGAAGATGGATCGGCAATTAAACCAAATGAGTCAGCAGCAACAGTCTTTGGATCATTTGACTCATGCTATTGGCGAACTTGTTCGTGTTTTTTCCCCTAGTCTTTCCTCCATCTCTCCTCCCCAGGTTCGGGAGCAACCAGCTAAGTCTTCTCCTCTTTCTCAGAGTGCATTGGTTCCATCAAGTAAACCTACACAGAAGACTCAAAAAACTCCACCTAAACCACAATCTGAAGTTTCCCCGCGCAAGTCACATTCGATGCAGGTTCGTCAAAGAGTCAATCAATATATCGATGCGATTATGGCTTTTAATGATGTCCTAGATCGTCCGAGGGGCGAAAAATGGGCTATTAGTGTTGCTGGCTTAAAACGTCTGGCTGGTTGTGGTCAGCATCCTGTCTATGCTGTCTATAACTCTCGTAAATCTGAAATCGACGCTCATCACCACAAACATCAACTCTCTTCTACTCACAATAAGAAAGATAGTTCTTTTCCTCCCATTGAATCTGTCATTTCTCTCTAA